In a single window of the Desulfovibrio mangrovi genome:
- a CDS encoding sigma-54-dependent transcriptional regulator has product MRGDVLVVDKDNDSLSGLPAVLREAGLQVTHVKNHDETRATLAQMDFSVVVAALEEHHAHKQTLLKVIKGNTPETEVVLVSRTATVDAAVRAMQMGAYNYLSLPENPADLVIVIQKAFEKSQLQQELLELRHMIRGQQAMPMLIGKSAKMQALKREIARVAPLDCTVLIQGETGTGKEMVAKMVHRLSSRSNKRFLAVNTGAFNAELLANELFGHEQGAYTGAQRTKAGVFEATHQGTLLLDEIGEMPLGMQVQLLRVLQERTVVRVGGTEEIPVDVRLMAATHRDIEKEVERGRFRQDLFYRLNVFTLKLPALRERVDDIPLFCHYFIEKFATTFKKDVTGMDDEVLGILMAHSFPGNVRELENLIERAVVLCDGSTIELRHLPQEFHKAAAMTQHDVQTDEGLLPLAEMERRHILKVLEHVHHSKGQAAKILGIDRATLWRKLQRYGIEAD; this is encoded by the coding sequence ATGCGCGGTGACGTACTCGTCGTCGACAAGGATAACGACTCACTTTCCGGACTGCCCGCCGTGCTGCGGGAGGCTGGCCTGCAGGTCACGCACGTGAAGAATCACGACGAGACCCGTGCCACCCTCGCGCAGATGGACTTTTCCGTCGTGGTCGCCGCCCTTGAGGAACATCACGCCCACAAGCAGACCCTGCTCAAGGTGATCAAGGGCAACACGCCGGAAACGGAAGTCGTGCTGGTATCCCGCACGGCCACGGTCGATGCGGCCGTGCGCGCCATGCAGATGGGTGCCTACAACTACCTGTCCCTGCCCGAGAATCCCGCCGATCTCGTCATCGTCATCCAGAAGGCCTTTGAAAAGAGCCAGTTGCAGCAGGAGCTGCTGGAACTGCGGCACATGATCCGCGGCCAGCAAGCCATGCCCATGCTCATCGGCAAGAGCGCCAAGATGCAGGCGCTCAAACGAGAGATAGCCCGCGTGGCACCGCTGGACTGCACCGTGCTTATCCAGGGTGAAACCGGCACCGGCAAGGAAATGGTGGCCAAGATGGTGCACCGCCTGAGCTCGCGCTCGAACAAGCGCTTTCTTGCCGTGAACACGGGCGCGTTCAACGCGGAACTGCTGGCCAACGAACTCTTCGGCCATGAGCAGGGAGCCTACACCGGTGCCCAGCGCACCAAGGCCGGCGTGTTCGAAGCAACGCATCAGGGCACACTGCTGCTGGACGAAATCGGCGAAATGCCGCTGGGCATGCAGGTGCAGCTGTTGCGTGTTCTGCAGGAACGCACGGTTGTCCGCGTGGGCGGCACAGAGGAAATTCCCGTGGATGTGCGCCTCATGGCCGCCACCCACCGCGACATCGAAAAGGAAGTGGAACGCGGGCGCTTCCGGCAGGACCTTTTCTACCGCCTGAACGTGTTCACGCTGAAACTCCCGGCCCTGCGCGAACGCGTGGACGACATCCCCCTCTTCTGCCACTACTTCATCGAAAAGTTCGCCACGACCTTCAAGAAGGACGTGACCGGCATGGACGATGAAGTGCTCGGCATTCTCATGGCCCACTCCTTCCCCGGCAACGTACGCGAGCTGGAAAACCTCATCGAACGCGCCGTGGTACTCTGCGACGGCTCGACCATCGAACTGCGCCATCTGCCGCAGGAGTTCCACAAGGCAGCCGCCATGACCCAGCATGACGTGCAGACCGACGAAGGCCTGCTTCCCCTTGCCGAAATGGAACGCCGCCACATCCTCAAGGTGCTGGAACACGTGCACCACAGCAAAGGGCAGGCCGCCAAGATTCTCGGCATTGACCGGGCCACCCTTTGGCGCAAACTGCAACGCTACGGCATAGAAGCAGACTGA
- a CDS encoding aminopeptidase P family protein, with amino-acid sequence MFSAATYAERRTTLLARLKESGATGIAFLPGNVEVPLNYEDNTYHFRQDSTFLYYFGHDHSGLNGTIDIDSGTMALWGDDLSMDDIIWSGPKPDIAERAERCACSAGGSNNALVSMLHAAKKSGRTIHFLPPYRMDSAHWLAYCIDEQLSTKSGTDISALKQAASLPLTRAVVAQRSVKTIDEVTEMEKALGISYAMYSKAMEIARAGLGERCIAAAIDSTVALGGSRNSFTTICTIRGEVLHNHDYSNIMHQGDLLLIDSGAESDLHYASDITRTLPVGGLFSSRQKDVYALVLKAQQTAIDMAAPGVAYRDCHLAAVTCIASGLKDMGLLRGNVDDIVREGAHALFMPHGLGHMIGLDVHDMEHLGENHVGYDENHTRSSQFGLRSLRFARELKTGFTITVEPGCYFIPALMDKWKAEGICKDFINHDALVHYRDFGGIRIEDDILITDNGCRILGRPIPKTPEGIEARMHARS; translated from the coding sequence ATGTTTTCCGCCGCAACCTATGCCGAACGTCGAACCACCCTGCTTGCCCGTCTCAAGGAAAGCGGAGCCACCGGCATCGCCTTTCTTCCCGGAAACGTGGAAGTCCCGCTCAACTACGAGGACAACACCTATCATTTCCGTCAGGACTCCACCTTTCTCTACTATTTCGGCCATGACCATTCCGGACTGAACGGCACCATCGATATTGATTCCGGCACTATGGCCCTGTGGGGCGACGATCTTTCCATGGACGACATCATCTGGTCCGGCCCCAAGCCGGACATCGCCGAACGGGCCGAACGTTGCGCCTGTTCCGCAGGTGGCAGCAACAACGCCCTCGTCTCCATGCTTCACGCGGCCAAGAAAAGTGGCAGAACCATCCACTTTCTGCCTCCCTATCGCATGGACAGCGCCCACTGGCTGGCCTACTGCATTGACGAACAGCTCAGCACCAAATCCGGCACGGACATCAGCGCCTTAAAGCAGGCGGCATCCCTGCCGCTTACCCGGGCCGTGGTAGCGCAGCGTTCCGTAAAGACCATTGATGAAGTGACCGAGATGGAAAAGGCGCTGGGCATCTCATACGCCATGTACTCCAAGGCCATGGAAATCGCCCGCGCGGGGCTGGGCGAACGCTGCATCGCCGCAGCCATCGACTCCACGGTTGCCCTTGGCGGATCGCGCAACAGCTTCACTACCATCTGCACCATACGCGGCGAGGTGCTGCACAACCACGACTACAGCAACATCATGCATCAGGGCGACCTGCTGCTCATCGACTCCGGTGCGGAATCCGACCTGCACTATGCCTCGGACATCACCCGCACCCTGCCTGTGGGCGGGCTGTTCTCCAGCCGTCAGAAAGATGTGTATGCACTGGTGCTCAAGGCCCAGCAGACAGCCATCGACATGGCGGCTCCCGGCGTGGCCTACCGCGACTGCCACCTTGCGGCCGTGACCTGCATCGCCTCCGGCCTCAAGGATATGGGCCTGTTGCGCGGCAACGTGGACGACATTGTCCGTGAAGGCGCGCATGCCTTGTTCATGCCGCACGGTCTCGGCCACATGATCGGACTGGACGTGCACGACATGGAACACCTTGGTGAGAACCACGTGGGGTACGACGAAAACCACACCCGTTCATCCCAGTTCGGACTGCGTTCCCTGCGTTTTGCCCGTGAGCTGAAGACAGGGTTCACCATCACCGTGGAACCGGGCTGCTACTTCATCCCCGCACTCATGGACAAATGGAAGGCAGAGGGGATCTGCAAAGACTTCATCAACCACGATGCACTGGTGCACTACCGTGACTTCGGGGGCATCCGCATTGAGGACGATATTCTCATCACGGACAACGGCTGCCGCATTCTGGGTCGCCCCATCCCCAAAACCCCGGAAGGAATCGAAGCGCGCATGCACGCCCGCAGCTGA
- a CDS encoding cysteine hydrolase family protein, whose amino-acid sequence MQGKNTTALLLIDIQNDYFPNGAFELDGAAAAGEKAGQVLAAFREQGRPVIHIQHEAVAPGSFFFLPETEGVEIHSSVRPVQGEAVLTKHYPNSFRETGLHDLLQELGVQHLVVAGMMSLMCVDATVRAAFDLGYCCTVLHDACAARSLVFDGVEVSASQVHAAFMAALQMRYAQISSCEAFLEACQRPD is encoded by the coding sequence ATGCAGGGGAAGAATACTACGGCGTTGCTGTTGATCGACATTCAGAATGATTATTTTCCGAACGGCGCTTTCGAGCTGGACGGCGCAGCTGCGGCCGGAGAGAAGGCCGGACAGGTGCTTGCCGCCTTCAGGGAGCAGGGCAGGCCGGTCATTCACATTCAACATGAGGCCGTCGCTCCGGGCAGCTTCTTCTTTTTGCCGGAGACAGAAGGGGTGGAAATCCATTCCTCAGTCAGGCCCGTGCAGGGCGAGGCTGTGCTGACCAAACACTATCCCAACAGCTTTCGCGAAACGGGGTTACATGACCTGTTGCAGGAGCTGGGAGTGCAACATCTGGTGGTGGCGGGCATGATGTCGCTCATGTGTGTGGACGCCACGGTGCGTGCGGCATTTGATCTGGGCTACTGTTGCACGGTGCTGCACGATGCCTGCGCAGCTCGCTCCCTTGTGTTTGACGGTGTTGAGGTGTCTGCATCGCAGGTGCATGCCGCGTTCATGGCGGCCCTGCAAATGCGGTATGCGCAGATAAGTTCATGCGAGGCGTTTCTGGAGGCATGCCAGAGGCCCGACTAG
- a CDS encoding flagellar motor protein MotB: MASHLKRLRKRHEEGEEWAVSFADMMTLLMCFFILMVSISAVDIDRYEQVAESLGLAMKKTPLDRTRPEKAALTERRVEPETLDKPEMQQEMRQAVPRPPETPVVVEQPQTAPEGVPAADVASKVQDDVAPNATESSAAKAGGAVQDASSGGPSLDMLMGGLEERLRDAGSAVQVERRADSVAVRLHGPVFFALASADLTEASFPFLTRVAEEVSQTRFRVTVEGHTDDLPILSERFPSNWELSAGRAASVARYLIEGGVDASRVEVRGYAHVRPLVPNLDAHGAPIPGNRELNRRVVIVIAAQSSAESP, from the coding sequence ATGGCAAGTCATCTGAAACGGCTGCGCAAGCGCCATGAGGAAGGGGAAGAATGGGCCGTGTCCTTTGCGGACATGATGACCCTGCTTATGTGCTTCTTCATTCTCATGGTGTCCATTTCCGCCGTGGATATCGACCGCTATGAGCAGGTTGCGGAATCGCTTGGCCTTGCCATGAAGAAAACCCCGCTGGACAGGACGCGGCCGGAAAAGGCGGCCCTGACAGAGCGGCGTGTTGAACCGGAAACGCTGGATAAGCCTGAAATGCAGCAGGAAATGCGGCAGGCCGTGCCCCGACCGCCGGAGACGCCTGTCGTGGTTGAGCAACCTCAAACCGCTCCGGAAGGTGTTCCGGCGGCGGACGTTGCATCCAAGGTGCAGGATGATGTGGCGCCAAATGCAACGGAATCATCCGCTGCCAAGGCCGGAGGCGCGGTGCAGGATGCTTCTTCGGGCGGGCCCTCGCTTGATATGCTCATGGGGGGACTGGAGGAACGGCTGCGTGATGCCGGTTCGGCCGTGCAGGTGGAGCGCAGGGCAGACTCTGTGGCCGTGCGGCTGCATGGCCCTGTTTTCTTTGCCCTTGCCAGTGCGGACCTGACCGAGGCTTCATTTCCGTTCCTGACGCGGGTGGCAGAAGAAGTGAGCCAGACGCGTTTTCGCGTAACCGTGGAGGGGCATACCGACGATCTGCCCATTCTTTCCGAGCGGTTTCCTTCCAACTGGGAGCTTTCCGCAGGACGTGCGGCTTCAGTGGCGCGGTATCTCATTGAGGGCGGCGTGGACGCTTCCCGCGTGGAAGTGCGGGGCTATGCCCATGTTCGACCGCTCGTGCCCAATCTGGACGCACACGGCGCCCCCATTCCCGGGAACAGGGAGCTCAACCGAAGGGTGGTTATCGTGATTGCGGCTCAGTCCTCTGCCGAGTCGCCGTAG
- a CDS encoding GGDEF domain-containing protein, translated as MQENFYKEVLDSMADGVYFVDKDRRITYWNKGAERISGYRSDEVVGKSCAENLLLHIDDMGIQLCRTGCPLNGATRRGQSCEMSVYMHHKHGHRILVSVRAYPMCDRNGSIIGAVEVFSPQTRGDDVLKELEELRKEVLRDPLTGIGNRRYADITLKTFEAIQRADKVRYCVLMVDIDHFKEVNDTWGHHIGDEILKMVAQSLAGGLRIFDVACRWGGEEFIVLLPNETNATLFSVAERLRKLIETSWLDHEGSHLRVTASFGGAMAKEDEPAESVVARADCLLYRSKQSGRNCVHIETEDYGDSAED; from the coding sequence ATGCAGGAAAACTTCTATAAAGAGGTTCTCGATTCAATGGCTGACGGTGTCTACTTCGTAGATAAGGACCGCCGTATCACCTATTGGAACAAGGGAGCCGAACGCATAAGCGGTTACAGATCGGATGAGGTGGTCGGAAAAAGCTGTGCCGAAAACCTGCTGCTGCACATTGATGACATGGGAATCCAGCTTTGCCGCACGGGCTGCCCCTTGAACGGGGCCACCAGAAGAGGACAGAGCTGTGAGATGTCTGTATACATGCATCATAAACACGGGCACCGGATCCTCGTTTCCGTCCGTGCCTATCCCATGTGCGACAGGAACGGTTCCATCATCGGCGCGGTAGAGGTATTCTCGCCGCAAACCAGAGGCGATGACGTGCTCAAGGAACTGGAAGAACTGCGCAAGGAAGTTCTGAGAGACCCCCTTACCGGCATAGGCAACCGCCGCTATGCAGACATCACGCTCAAAACCTTTGAGGCCATTCAACGAGCCGACAAGGTGCGCTATTGCGTACTCATGGTGGACATTGATCACTTCAAAGAGGTGAATGACACCTGGGGCCATCATATCGGGGATGAAATTCTGAAGATGGTGGCTCAATCGCTGGCGGGGGGATTACGAATATTTGACGTAGCCTGCCGCTGGGGCGGTGAAGAGTTCATTGTCTTACTGCCGAACGAGACGAACGCAACCTTGTTCAGCGTAGCCGAACGGCTCAGAAAACTCATTGAAACAAGCTGGCTGGATCACGAAGGAAGTCATCTTCGGGTTACCGCGTCTTTTGGCGGAGCCATGGCAAAAGAGGACGAGCCGGCCGAATCCGTTGTCGCCAGAGCGGACTGCCTACTGTACCGCAGCAAGCAGTCTGGCAGAAACTGTGTGCACATCGAAACTGAGGACTACGGCGACTCGGCAGAGGACTGA
- a CDS encoding GlxA family transcriptional regulator: MHIALLAVEKCLYSCITGMRDMFVVAGARGSDDHGAPSFAVTVRTMDGKPVQAFGGFPLTPDGSLNDKNLPIPDVLILPAVLDDLNAFCTDAALLNAIRHLHQSGTLMASVCAGSFLLAAAGILDRREATTHWNLAEDFRNRFPKVMLRAERMLVDGGDYICAGGVTAYLDLALYLVSRFRSTEEAASLARLMLIDPHRETQTPYCMAGFRKNHGDRAILPVQEWLEEHYAEPLTVAALASRASLGERTFLRRFRAATGETPVGYLQRLRMDAARRLLESTTMNVEEITVAVGYADSASFRKLFRSVTGMPPAAYRERFAIKALPVRHDKTVPAHSPSR, translated from the coding sequence ATGCACATAGCCCTGCTTGCGGTAGAAAAGTGCCTTTATTCCTGCATAACAGGCATGCGGGACATGTTTGTGGTCGCGGGAGCCAGAGGAAGCGACGACCATGGAGCGCCCTCCTTCGCGGTGACCGTACGGACAATGGACGGAAAGCCCGTACAGGCCTTCGGCGGTTTTCCCCTCACACCGGACGGAAGCCTGAACGACAAAAACCTCCCCATACCGGACGTGCTCATTCTGCCCGCAGTTCTGGATGATCTGAACGCATTCTGTACCGATGCAGCCCTGCTGAACGCCATCCGCCACCTGCACCAAAGCGGCACGCTCATGGCTTCGGTCTGTGCCGGTTCCTTTCTGCTGGCTGCCGCAGGCATTCTGGACAGGCGGGAGGCCACCACCCACTGGAATCTTGCCGAAGACTTCCGCAACCGCTTCCCGAAAGTAATGCTTCGCGCCGAGCGCATGCTTGTGGACGGCGGCGACTACATCTGTGCGGGTGGCGTCACGGCGTATCTGGACCTCGCCCTCTATCTGGTCAGCCGCTTCCGCTCAACGGAAGAAGCGGCGAGCCTTGCACGACTCATGCTCATAGACCCACACCGGGAAACCCAGACCCCGTATTGCATGGCAGGCTTCCGCAAGAACCACGGCGACCGGGCCATACTGCCTGTACAGGAATGGCTTGAGGAGCATTATGCCGAACCGCTGACCGTTGCCGCACTCGCCAGCCGCGCCAGTCTGGGTGAGCGCACCTTTCTGCGGCGTTTTCGTGCCGCCACCGGAGAAACGCCCGTAGGCTACCTGCAACGTCTGCGCATGGACGCCGCACGCAGGCTTCTGGAATCGACTACCATGAACGTGGAAGAGATAACCGTTGCCGTGGGCTATGCAGACTCCGCCTCCTTCCGCAAATTGTTCCGCTCCGTAACAGGCATGCCGCCCGCCGCCTACCGGGAGCGATTCGCGATCAAGGCTCTCCCTGTCCGGCATGACAAAACTGTTCCGGCACACAGTCCTTCCCGTTAA
- a CDS encoding motility protein A, whose product MNIATVLGFVVGLIILAVATFFSTSNVWVFLNPAGLAIVFGGTAAATFICYPVKEVGRTFSAFLLALSREELPIGMYIDELVRLAKQASARGAVSLEASLPGMDNFFLKHAVQMLVDGYSREEINQILDTRIEQHYEQEMSSAGIFRTMARLAPAFGIIGTLIGLIGMMQSMGGDIRELGPAMATALTTTLYGVLFANMLFLPIAIKVEKRIEERILLMTVIRDGILYINDRAPAGIVLDKLRAYLPPRRWASIKARAN is encoded by the coding sequence ATGAACATAGCCACCGTGCTCGGTTTTGTGGTCGGTTTGATCATTCTTGCCGTGGCAACCTTCTTTTCCACTTCCAATGTATGGGTGTTCCTCAACCCTGCGGGCCTTGCCATCGTTTTCGGTGGGACTGCGGCAGCGACCTTCATCTGCTATCCCGTCAAGGAAGTGGGGCGCACCTTCAGTGCCTTTCTGCTCGCGCTCAGCCGCGAGGAACTGCCCATCGGCATGTACATCGACGAGCTGGTGCGCCTTGCCAAGCAGGCTTCGGCCCGTGGTGCCGTGTCGCTGGAAGCCTCGCTTCCGGGCATGGATAATTTTTTTCTGAAACATGCGGTGCAGATGCTGGTGGACGGTTACAGCCGTGAAGAGATCAACCAGATTCTGGATACCCGGATTGAGCAGCATTACGAGCAGGAGATGTCTTCTGCGGGCATATTTCGTACCATGGCCCGGCTGGCTCCTGCCTTCGGCATCATCGGCACGCTCATCGGCCTTATCGGCATGATGCAGTCCATGGGGGGCGATATCCGGGAACTCGGGCCCGCCATGGCCACCGCCCTGACCACGACGCTCTATGGCGTGCTCTTTGCCAACATGCTGTTCCTGCCTATCGCCATCAAGGTCGAAAAGCGTATTGAGGAGCGCATTCTGCTTATGACCGTCATCCGCGACGGCATCCTCTACATCAACGACCGTGCACCGGCCGGCATCGTGCTGGACAAGCTGCGCGCCTACCTGCCGCCGCGTCGCTGGGCTTCCATCAAGGCGCGGGCCAATTAG
- a CDS encoding cyclic nucleotide-binding domain-containing protein produces the protein MGDSTQEKTKSFNKGQMIFREGQLNPVAYMVKKGTVTIYRVVNNRKVVVGKMLPGQIFGESAVITGEPFHANAVADDFVELLIIDQTTLKTLLLKCPGPMQRIVRYLMDRISVLEKAVHEQPAPNTFLSICQILELTHKASRPVSAPAKGAESSNAPVPFSYVDFCRNVRNVLLVTQLEIDEVLERLQRLGVIVISEIKGATYRKDLLGNMNVSSEYVQDKQLSLKDPGAFMTVARNLSQELPEKFPPYTRELEFVDMQGFAEMVKSTPELLYKKLAQHEIPENMFFFPKDAMREWAQVKGEDFFQRVKRKRLNIDELESVDDLVFVDNNTLRDVFQKIGFHKVLILYAGAQEETRTKLLGGMSGKIAAMVKEESADRVVDDMELADVEAEAITLIREIKGAAK, from the coding sequence ATGGGGGATAGTACGCAAGAGAAGACCAAGTCTTTCAACAAGGGCCAGATGATATTCCGGGAGGGCCAGCTCAATCCCGTGGCATATATGGTCAAGAAGGGAACGGTCACCATCTACCGCGTCGTGAACAACCGCAAGGTTGTCGTGGGAAAGATGCTGCCGGGGCAGATTTTCGGTGAATCTGCCGTCATTACCGGTGAGCCATTTCATGCCAACGCCGTGGCAGATGACTTTGTGGAACTGCTGATCATAGACCAGACCACGCTCAAAACGCTGCTTCTCAAATGTCCTGGTCCCATGCAGCGCATCGTACGCTACCTCATGGACCGTATTTCCGTTCTGGAAAAAGCTGTTCATGAGCAGCCCGCGCCCAATACCTTTCTTTCCATCTGCCAGATTCTGGAACTGACCCATAAGGCCTCGCGTCCGGTTTCGGCTCCGGCCAAGGGGGCGGAATCCTCCAACGCGCCGGTGCCTTTCAGTTATGTGGACTTCTGCCGCAACGTACGCAACGTGCTGCTGGTGACACAGCTGGAGATTGACGAGGTGCTGGAGCGGTTGCAGCGCCTGGGCGTGATTGTCATTTCCGAAATCAAGGGCGCGACATACCGCAAGGACCTGCTCGGTAACATGAATGTCTCTTCCGAATATGTGCAGGACAAGCAGCTCAGCCTGAAGGATCCCGGCGCTTTCATGACCGTGGCCCGCAACCTGAGTCAGGAACTGCCTGAAAAGTTTCCTCCGTACACCCGTGAACTGGAATTTGTGGACATGCAGGGCTTCGCCGAGATGGTGAAGAGCACCCCCGAGCTGTTGTACAAGAAGCTGGCCCAGCACGAGATTCCTGAGAACATGTTCTTCTTCCCCAAGGATGCCATGCGTGAATGGGCGCAGGTGAAAGGGGAAGACTTCTTCCAGCGCGTCAAGCGCAAGCGGCTGAACATTGACGAGCTTGAGAGCGTGGATGATCTGGTGTTCGTGGACAACAACACCCTGCGTGACGTGTTCCAGAAGATAGGCTTCCACAAGGTGCTTATCCTGTATGCCGGAGCACAGGAAGAGACCCGCACCAAGTTGCTGGGCGGCATGTCAGGAAAGATCGCCGCCATGGTCAAGGAAGAGTCTGCCGACCGCGTGGTGGACGATATGGAACTGGCAGACGTGGAGGCCGAGGCTATTACGCTTATCCGTGAGATAAAGGGAGCCGCCAAATGA
- a CDS encoding tetratricopeptide repeat protein has product MDYTARLRGIIRDFALTKGGTFVVLSEDTIFVKMLQSALIKQLAIPQFHVNFVKGIEALMGQLPICDVKGATPFVIIEQILHGRRHDQYVKKIKEQAPNCKIIVLANEITRDSLALLYELGADNTIVKPLSINTLVEKIANAIEPPARLGKLMDQARQLLTDGNAHAALSVTDSILAIKPDSATGLMLRGDALRDLGQHNEAILQYQQAMDTAQLFVAPVQRLAEHYATLGDTKRELHYLQKLDALSPLNYERKIDLGKASLVMGLQDSAHKYLDDAVRIAGQGDSRLLSDAASKLARACMEQYPEACERHLRTIVDMGGNAPVAAIADIWNRLGISLRRQGRWADAVAEYGKAIQRVPNDENLHFNKALAEADGQQYIAAADSLVNAIRINPAFGKQDAAVAARIGRIFQLAGDKDKAKEYTALSHELDIQRIQGPK; this is encoded by the coding sequence GTGGATTACACAGCACGCCTTCGCGGTATCATACGGGATTTCGCCCTTACCAAGGGCGGCACCTTTGTTGTCCTGTCCGAGGACACCATCTTCGTAAAAATGCTGCAGTCCGCCCTGATAAAACAGCTGGCCATTCCCCAGTTCCACGTCAACTTCGTCAAGGGCATCGAGGCCCTAATGGGGCAACTCCCCATCTGCGATGTAAAAGGAGCTACGCCGTTCGTTATCATTGAGCAGATCCTGCACGGCAGGCGGCACGACCAGTACGTCAAAAAAATCAAGGAGCAGGCCCCGAACTGCAAGATCATCGTTCTGGCCAACGAGATCACCCGGGACAGTCTGGCACTGCTCTATGAACTGGGGGCCGACAATACCATTGTCAAACCTCTGTCCATAAACACGCTGGTTGAAAAAATCGCCAACGCCATTGAGCCGCCCGCCAGACTGGGCAAGCTCATGGATCAGGCCCGACAACTGTTGACAGACGGCAATGCGCACGCCGCGCTCAGTGTGACGGACAGCATTCTTGCCATCAAGCCCGACAGCGCCACGGGCCTCATGCTGCGTGGCGATGCCCTGCGAGATCTTGGTCAGCACAATGAAGCGATCCTGCAATATCAGCAGGCCATGGATACAGCCCAACTGTTCGTGGCTCCCGTGCAAAGGCTTGCCGAACATTACGCCACGCTCGGTGACACCAAGAGGGAATTGCACTACCTGCAAAAACTCGATGCCCTCAGCCCCCTGAATTACGAACGCAAGATCGACCTCGGCAAGGCAAGCCTTGTCATGGGACTACAGGATTCTGCGCACAAGTATCTGGACGACGCCGTACGTATTGCCGGACAAGGCGACTCCCGCCTGCTGTCTGACGCAGCCTCCAAACTGGCCCGCGCCTGCATGGAGCAGTACCCCGAAGCTTGCGAACGCCACCTGCGCACAATCGTGGATATGGGCGGAAACGCCCCTGTGGCGGCCATTGCCGACATATGGAACAGGCTGGGCATTTCCCTGCGCAGACAGGGAAGATGGGCAGACGCCGTTGCCGAATACGGCAAGGCCATCCAACGCGTACCCAACGACGAAAACTTGCATTTCAACAAGGCACTGGCGGAAGCCGACGGTCAACAGTATATCGCAGCCGCAGACTCGCTGGTGAATGCTATCCGTATCAATCCCGCATTCGGCAAACAGGATGCCGCCGTAGCCGCAAGAATCGGGCGCATATTCCAACTGGCGGGCGACAAAGACAAGGCCAAGGAATACACGGCATTATCTCACGAACTGGATATTCAGAGAATACAAGGCCCCAAGTAG
- a CDS encoding bacterioferritin, translating to MADREQRRKNVIEVLNKARSMELQAISQYMNQHYNLDDKDYGELAAKMKLVAIDEMRHAEAFAERIKELGGEPTTEGAARPEKGQKVETMFPFDAELEDDTIDQYNQFLLVCRDNGDSVSMKIFEQIIEDEQAHFNYFDAVANHINDLGDTFLARIAGTSSATGLQPQGFVITGKGGAGA from the coding sequence ATGGCAGACCGGGAACAACGCAGGAAGAATGTCATCGAAGTGCTGAACAAGGCCCGCAGCATGGAACTGCAGGCCATTTCTCAGTACATGAACCAGCACTACAACCTGGACGACAAGGACTACGGCGAACTGGCCGCAAAGATGAAGCTGGTGGCCATTGACGAAATGCGGCACGCCGAAGCCTTTGCGGAGCGCATCAAGGAACTGGGCGGAGAACCCACGACCGAAGGCGCGGCACGCCCCGAAAAGGGCCAGAAAGTGGAGACGATGTTCCCCTTTGACGCCGAGCTTGAGGACGACACCATAGACCAGTACAACCAGTTCCTGCTGGTATGCCGCGATAACGGCGACAGCGTGAGCATGAAGATTTTCGAACAGATCATCGAAGACGAACAGGCGCACTTCAACTATTTTGATGCCGTTGCCAACCACATTAACGACCTTGGCGACACATTCCTTGCACGCATTGCGGGCACCTCATCCGCTACCGGCCTGCAACCGCAGGGGTTTGTCATCACCGGAAAAGGCGGTGCCGGAGCCTGA